TCGTCGAGTCGATCGCGGCGCTCCGCGGCGAGGAGCACGGCGAATTGATGGAGGTGACTCTGGCCCTGGGCGCAGAGATGTTGCTCGTCGCGGGGAAGGCGACGACTCGCGTGGACGCGATCCGGACGCTGCAGGCGGCGATCGATTCCGGGGCGGCACTCGATCGCTTCCGCGAGGTGATCCGCTGGCAGGGGGGTGACCCGGCAGTGGTCGATGCGCCGGCGCTGCTCCCCCAAGCCCCGGTGATCCGTCACCTGGCCGTCGGCCGCAGTGGCCGGATGCCACCACTGCCGCCCCGCATCCTCGGCGAGGCGATCGTCGCGATGGGCGGGGGCCGCCGCACGGCGGCCGATCCCGTCGATCCCGCGGTCGGACTGGAACTGCTCTGTCCCGCCGGACAGGCGATGCAGGCGACCGATCCGTTCGCCGTCGTCCACGCCCGGACCGACGCCGATGCCGACCTCGCCGAAGCCGCCCTGCGCCGGGCGCTGGACGCCGCCTGGGCCACGGGGGCGGAGCCGTTGCCGTTGATCATCGAGCGCATCACGCTGGATCACACCGAACCGTATGGAGACGCCTGATGGGCGCACTGATCGGCCTCGCGGCACTCGCCGCCCTCTTCGCCTGGTTGATGGGCTTCGGCTCCCACCGTCCGCCGGCGGCGCCCGAGGACGATGTCGAGACGCCGGTCGACGTCGACGAATTGGAGCAGGCGGAGCTCGAGATGCGCGACGATCGCTCGGCGCGCGCCATCGGCGACGCCCTCGCCGGCGAAGTCACCGAAGACGGCGAGGAAGAGGAGGACTGGGGACCGGGCTCGCCGGGGCACGGGGGATTGCCGGGGATCAGCTGAACGCGAGAAGCGAGAAGCGAGAAGCGAGAAGCGTGGTGTCACGGAGAGATTTCCCCGTCGCACCACGCTTCTCGCTTCTCGCTTCTCGAGCTCCGCTACACGTCCAAGACGCTCACATACTTCGCATTCGCCTCGATGAACTGCCGGCGCGGTTCGACGTTGTCGCCCATCAGTTCATCGAAGAGCTTCGAGGCCTCGACGGCATCCTGCAGGGTGACGCGGAGGACCGTGCGAGTGACCGGATCCATCGTGGTCTTCCAGAGCTGCTCGGGGTTCATTTCGCCGAGGCCCTTGTAGCGCTGGACGCCGACGTTCCCCTTGCCGCCTTCGGCGAGGCGACGCTGGAACTCGCTGCGCTCCTCTTCCGTGTAGGCGTAGTACTCCTCGCGGCCGCGGGCGACGCGATAGAGGGGCGGCTGGGCGATGAAGATGTAGCCGGCCTCGATCAGCTCCGGCATCTGCCGGAAGAAGAAGGTCAGCAGCAGCGTCCGGATGTGCGCGCCGTCGACGTCGGCGTCGGTCATCAGGATGATCTTCTGGTAGCGCACCTTCGCGATGTCGAAGTCCTCGCGGACGCCGGCGCCGATGGCGGTGATCATCGAGCGGATTTCCTCGTTGCCGAGGATCCGGTCGATGCGCGCGCGCTCGACGTTGAGGATCTTGCCGCGCAGCGGGAGGATCGCCTGGAAGGAGCGGTTGCGCCCCTGCTTGGCCGAGCCGCCGGCCGAGTCGCCCTCGACCAGGTAGATCTCGCAGAGCGCCGGGTCGTCGCTGGAGCAGTCCGCGAGCTTGCCCGGGAGCACCGCGTTCTCGAGGCCGGTCTTCTTGCGGACCAGTTCGCGCGCCTTCCGCGCCGCTTCGCGGGCGCGTGCGGCCGAGACCGCCTTGTCGATGATGGCGCGGCCGACCGACGGGTTCTCGTCGAGGAACTGCGCCAGATGCTCGTTGACGATGGCGCGGACGATCCCCTCGACCTCGCCGTTGCCGAGCTTGGTCTTGGTCTGCCCTTCGAACTGCGGCTCGCGCACCTTGACGTGCAGCACACAGGTGAGCCCCTCGCGGGCGTCCTCGCCGCTCAGCGTGAAGCCTTCCTTCTTGAGCGCGTTCGACTTCTTCACCACCTCGTTGACGGTCCGCGTGAGCGCCGAGCGGAAGCCGGTGAGGTGGGTGCCGCCCTCGTGGGTGTTGATGTTGTTCACGAAGGTGAAGGTGTTCTCGTTGTAGCCGTCCTCGTACTGCAGCGCGCAGTCGACATCGACGTCGTCGCGGGTCGCCGAGAAGTGGACCGGCTTCGGGTGGAGCACCTTCTTGGAGCGGTTGAGCCACGTGACGAACTCGACCAGGCCGCCCTTGTAGAGGAAGGTCTCGCTCCGCGGGGTCTCGTCGCGCTCGTCCGTCAGCGTGATGCCGATGCCGCCGTTGAGGAAGGCGAGCTGCCGCAACCGGTCCTCGAGCGTGCGCCACGAATACTCGAGCACCGAAAAGATCTCGGGGTCCGGCTTGAAGTGCACGGTGGTCCCGGTACCCGGGGCCATGCCGATCACGCTGAGCTTCTGCTTCGTCTGGCCGCGCACGAACGACATCTGGTGCCGCGCGCCGCCGCGATCGACCGTGACGACGAGCGATTCCGAGAGGGCGTTGACGACCGACACGCCGACGCCGTGCAGGCCGCCCGAGACCTTGTAGGAATTCTTGTCGAACTTGCCGCCGGCATGCAGCACCGTCAGCGCGAGCTCAACGCCCGGGATCCCCTCGGTGGGGTGAATGTCCACCGGGATGCCGCGACCATTGTCGGCGACGGTGATCGAATTGTCCCGATGGATGGTGACATCGATCTTGTCGCAGTACCCCGCCAGCGCCTCGTCGATCGAGTTGTCCACGACTTCGTAGACGAGGTGGTGCAACCCGTTCTCGCCGGTGGAGCCGATGTACATGCCCGGCCGCTTGCGTACCGCCTCCAGCCCCTTGAGGACCGTGATGCTGTCGGCGGCGTAACCCTTCTTGTCCGGGTCGTTCGTGTCGTTGTTGGCCATGCGTCCTCGCGCTCGAGAGCGATCAGGGCCGGTCCAGGGGACCGACCATCCAGCGAATGTGTTGCACGCGGCCGCTGCGCGAGCCATTCAGGCGCGCCAGGATCCGCGGTGTCATCAGGCCCAGCTCGGTCGCCCACGCCGGCGTGGCGACTCGTACCATCAGCGTCCCGTCGGGGGTGACCGAGACCGCTTGCGTGACCGCCGCGATCTGCGGGCCGACCCGCTCCGGCCAGTCATCGACCGCGGTGGCCAGGTCGAGACGTTTTCCCAGTCCCGACCCCGCGAGCCACTGCTCAAGCGCCTTCGCGAACGGCGTCGGTGCCTTCGGTCGATTCACGCCGGGCGCTCCAGCGGCGTCACTACGCCATCGGTCACCTGCCAGCGGGGCAACGCCAGTTGCCGCGGCAATTCCTCGAGGCGCGGGGCGGTCACGATCCGCTGCCCGGGGCGGTGCACCAGCCGTTCTGCCAGACGCCGCTGCCGATCATCGTCGAGCTCCGCGAAGACATCGTCCACCAGCAGGGCGGGGCGCACCCCGCGTCGGGCGGCCAGCGTTTCCTGCTCGAGAAAGCGCAGGGCGATCGCGGCGGAGCGCTGCTGGCCGGTCGAGCCGTAGTCACGCAGCGCGTGCCCGCCGAGCGAGAAGACGAGATCGTCACGATGCGGCCCGACGTGGCTCTGGCCTCGTGCCAGGTCCCGCGTGCGCGAGGCCGCCAGTCGCGTGGGCCACGCATCGGCCTCGGCCAGCGCGTGATCCGTCCGATATCGCAGCGCCACCGGGGCCGCCTCGCCGAGCGCGGCGAGCTCCTCGGCCCACGGCTCCGCCGCCTCGTCGCTCCACGCCAGCCGGGCCGCGATCACGGCAGCACCTTCGCGGGCCAGCGCGCCATCGAAGGCCCCCGCCGAGGTGGCATCGCCCTGGCGCAATGCTGCGTTCCGTTGGGCCAACGCGGCACGGTAGCGCAACAGCGACTCAAGATACGGTCGCGACGCGAGCGAGAGCATCCGATCCAGCCAGCGCCGGCGTTCGCCCGCACCACCCTGCACCAACGCGAGATCGGTCGGCAGAAACGCCACGGCCAGCCAGCGCCCGAGCGCGGCAGCGCGCCCTGCCATCTCCTCGCCATCGATCGTGATTCGCTTCCGACGCGTCGCCGTGGCCCACGTCGTCGCGATCACCGGCCCGTCCGACAGCGCCACCGTCACGTGGAAGCCGGGGCCACCGAACTGCGCCAACTCGCGATCGGCTGCGCCGCGGATCGAGCGGAAGAGGACCGGATAGGCCAACGCTTCAAGCAGGTTGGTCTTCCCGTGGCCATTCGGCCCGACCAGCGCGACCCCCTCGGCGGGGAGCGTCAACTCGGCATCCGCCAGGTTGCGGAAGCTCCGCACCAGCAGCGTGGCCGCGCGCATGCCTACTGGCCGCGAAACTGCGCCGGCCGCTTCTCCAGAAACGCCGTCGTCCCCTCGCGCTTCTCGTCGCTGCCGCATGCCACGCCGAACTGCACCGCCTCGTGGGCGAGGGCCGCGTCGAGGGGCAGGTCGAGCGCCGCGTCCACCGATTCCAGCACGAGGCGCACTGCCATCGGCCCCATCTGCAGGATGGTGCGCGCGAGGGCCTTGGCATCCTCCACGAGCGACTCCAGCGGCACCACCTTGTTCACCAAGCCGATGCGATGCGCCTCGGCGGCGTCGATCATGGCGCTGCTCAGGAGGAGCTCAAGCGCGCGCCCCCGCCCCACGAGACGCGGCAGCCGCACGGTGCCGCCATAGCCGGGGATCAACCCCAGCTTCACTTCCGGCTGGCCGAACTTCGCGTTCGGCGACGCGTAGCGGATGTGGCACGCCATGGCGAGTTCGCACCCGCCGCCAAGGGCGAAGCCGTTGATCGCCGCGATCACCGGCTTGCCGAGTGTTTCGAGCGCCCGGAACGCCGCATGGCCCTTCGCCGAGAGTCGCTCGCCCGAGGCCGCATCGGTCTGGGCGATCTCGGCGATATCCGCCCCCGCAACAAACGCCTTTTCGCCAGCACCCGTCAGCACCACGGCGCGCACGGCATCGTCGGCACGTGCCCACGTCGCCAGCGCCGCCAGATCGGTGATCACGGCGTCATTCAGGGCGTTGAGCTTGTCGGGGCGATTGATGGTGGCAACGACGATTCCGTCGGCGTCCTGGGCGGTCAGGAGGGTGGTGTAAGGCATCGCGGAAAGATAAGGGGGGAGGGGGTTGGGGGTGAGGGGTCGCGTGGTATCGCGTGACCTGTGACCGGTGACCAGTAACCCGGGGGTTTCCAGTAACTCCATTCTCCGCTTGGTTTAGCCGTAACCCGTCCCAATAACCGGTCACTGGTCACAGGTCACTGGTCACCAGACTCGTGATCCTCCGACTCCCGGAGCGCCCATCCCGTTCATCCTCGCCCTCGACCAAGGCACCACCAGCTCCACCGCGCTCGTGGTGGGTCCGGATGGCCGCATTCTGGGCCGGGCGACCCGGGAGATCCCTCAGCACTTTCCGGCCCCAGGGAAGTCGAGCACGACCCCACGCTGCTCTTCCACGCGACCGTGGCGGCTGGGCGCGAGGCGCTGTCCATCGCCGGGGTCGCGGTCGACGCGATTGGCATCACCAACCAACGCGAGACACTCGTCCTCTGGGACCACGCGACGCTCGAGCCGATCGGCCGGGCCATCGTCTGGCAGGATCGACGCACGGCCGCACGCTGCGCCGAGCTTCGGGCGGCGGGGCACGAAGCCGAGATCCGCGCCCGCACCGGACTGGTGCTCGATCCCTACTTCTCGGCGACCAAGCTGGAGTGGCTCCTGCGTGACCCTGCGCTGCGCGCGCGTGCCGAGGAGGGAGCCTTCGGGTCGGGACCGTCGAGAGCTGGTTGGTCGTGCGACTCACGGGGGGCGTGCACGTCTCCGATCCGACCAACAGTTCGCGGACCATGCTGGCGTCGCTCGCGACCGGCGAGTGGGACACCACCCTCCTCGACCTCTTCGGCGTCCCCGTCGGGATCTTGCCCACCATCGTGCCATCGTCTGGCGTCGTGGGGATGGCGCAGGCGGAGTGGTTCGGGCGCGAGCTGCCCATCGCCGGATTGGCGGGCGATCAACAGGCGGCCCTCTTTGGCCAGGGGTGCGTCACCGCCGGCAGCGCGAAGATCACCTACGGCACCGGGGCCTTCCTGCTCCGCTTCGTCGGGACCGACGGCGCCCAGCCGCCTGCGCCCGGGGTGCTCGCGACCATCGCGGTGGGTGCCGCCGGCGAGCGCGCCTGGGCGCTCGAGGGGAGCGTCTTTGTCGCGGGCGCGGCGGTGCAGTGGCTGCGGGATGGCCTGGGGCTCCTCGGCAAGCCAAGCGAATCGGCTGCCTTGGCGGCGACTGTGACCGATACTGGAGGAGTGGTGGTGGTCCCTGCCTTCACTGGCCTCGGCGCCCCGTACTGGAACGCCGACGCGCGGGGGATGGTGACCGGGCTGACCCGCGGGACGACCAAGGCCCACCTGGTCCGCGCCACCCTCGAGTCGGTGGCGCACCAGACGGTCGACCTGGTCGAGGCGATGGGCGGGGTCAGCGCGTTGCGGGTCGATGGCGGCGCGGCGGCCAACGACTGGCTGATGCAGGTGCAGGCCGACCTGCTCGGCGTCCCGATCGAGCGGCCAGCGGCCGTCGAACTCACCGCCTACGGCGCGGCTCGGCTGGCGGCGCAGGGCATTGGGGGCTCGCTCCCCTCGGCTGCCGAGCTGGGCGGGGGGACAATCTTCGAACCCCGGGCGACAGGCCATTGGCGGGCGGAGCGGCGGGCGGAGTGGCGACGGGCGGTCGGGGCGGTCCTCCACTGGGCCCAGGATCGATGATCGAGGTCCGATGATCGATGGTCGATCATCGATCATCCCCGTTCCAGCTCGGCGGACCCCTTTTCATCTATTCCGGGGTATATTTGCCCATCTCCTTGGGGAGCGTCACACCATGAAGCCCAGCACCAAGTTCGCACTCGGCAGCGTTGCCATCGTCGCCGTCGTTTCGCTCCTGATGATCGAAGGCGTGAAGCAGACGGGGACCTACTTCCTCACGCCGTCGCAGCTGGTCGCGAAGGCGGCGGAGGATCCCTCGCTGCACGACGTCGGCGTCAAGGTGAGTGCGAAGGTGGTGCAGGGATCGATCAAGCGCGATCCCGCGGCACAACGGGTCGACTTCACGATCAGCGACGGGACGCAGTCGTTCCCGGTGACCTACACCGGCCTGGTGCCGGATACCTTCACCGACAAGAACGAAATCGAGGTCGTCGCCGAGGGAAAGTTCGGACGCGACGGCACCTTCCACGCGACCGTCCTCGTTGCCAAGTGCGGGTCCCGCTACGAAGCGCAGTGGGACGAGATGGCGAAGAACAAAACCACCTGAGCGGGGCCAGATGACCTACCTGGGACAGTTCGCACTCTGGGCCGCCGTACTGGTGGGTGCCTGGGGTGCGGCTTTGGCGTTTTTCGGCAAGTGGGAAGATCGGCCGGCGCTCGCGACCGCCATCACGCGCAGCAGTTACGCCCTCTGTGCCGCCCTCCTCGTCGCGGCCGTCGCGCTGTGGAAGGGGATCTTCACGCACGACTTCAACATCGAGTACGTCGCCGCCTACACGTCGCGGAACCTCCCCGAGTACTACCTCATCTCGGCGTTCTGGGCAGGGCAGAAGGGATCGCTCCTCTTCTGGGCGGTGGTGCTGTCGGTCTTCGGCGCGCTGGCGCAGGCGCTCACGTCGCAACGCTTCAAGGCGATGCTGCCGTACGTCGCGGGCATCGCGAACATCACCACGGTGTTTTTCGTGCTGGTGATGCTCTTTGGCGGCGCCAATCCGTTCGAGCGGCTTGCCTTCACGCCGCCTGACGGCCGTGGCCTCAACCCGCAGCTGCAAAACCCGGGGATGATCATCCATCCCCCGATGCTCTACCTCGGCTACATCTCGCTCACGATTCCGTTCGCCTTCGCGATGGCCGCCCTGCTCGCGAAGCAGCTCGATGCCGGCTGGATCGTGGCGATGCGGAAGTGGGCCCTCACCTCGTGGCTCTTCCTGTCGGTCGGCATCACCATCGGCATGTGGTGGGCGTACGTCGAACTCGGCTGGGGCGGCGTCTGGGCGTGGGATCCGGTCGAGAACGCCTCGCTGTTGCCGTGGCTGACCCTCACCGCGTTCCTGCACTCGGTGATGATCCAGGAAAAGCGCGGCATGCTCAAGCGCTGGAACATGGGGCTGATCGTCGGCACGTTTCTGCTGACGATCTTCGGCACCTTCATCACCCGCTCGGGGGTGATCGCGTCGGTGCACTCCTTCACCCAGTCCGCCGTGGGCTACTTCTTCCTCGGCTTCCTGATGGTGGCGGCGATCCTCTCGTTCACGCTGCTCTACACCCGCTGGCCGTTGCTGCACCCCGAGGCGCAACTCGAGTCGATGGTCAGCCGCGAAGGCGCCTTCCTCTACAACAACCTCGCGCTGGTCGGGATCGCGTTCTCGGTGCTCTGGGGCACGCTCTTCACGATTCTCTCCGAGGCGGTGCGCGGGACGAAGATCACCGTCGGTCCGCCCTTCTTCAATCGCGTGAACATCCCGCTCGGGATCTTCCTGCTCTTCCTCACCGGCGTCGGACCGTTGATCGCCTGGCGCAAGGCCTCGACGGCCAACCTCCGTCGGCAGTTCATCGCGCCGATGCTCGGCGGGATCATCGCCCTCGGGGCGCTGCTGGCGGGCGGGCTCCGCTCGCCCTGGGCGCTGATGTCGCTCTCGGTCTCCGCCTTCGCCCTGGTGACGGTCATCCAGGAATTCGGTCGCGGCATCCGTGCGCGGATGACGATGCACGCCGAGGGCGCTCCGGTCGCGCTGATGCGGCTGGTGGCCCGCAACCGGCGCCGGTACGGCGGCTACGTTGTCCACGTGGCGATCATGGTCTACTTCGTCGCCTTCACCGGTCTCGCCTTTGCGACCAAGACCACGGTCGACCTGCAGCCGGGCCAGAAGGCCACGCTCAAGTCGGCGTACGGCCACACCTGGACCTTCACCCACCTCGGCGTCTCACAGTACGAGGCGCTGAACCGACGGGTCTCCGCGGCGACACTCGAGGTCGCCAAGGACGGCGTGCGGATGGGGACGATCAAGTCCGAAAAGCGTCAGCATGTCGACTCGTTCGGCAATCCGACCTTCGAACCCTCGACCGAGGTCGGCATCCGCTCCGACCTGCTCGAAGATGTCTACGTGGTCTACGCCGGATCGCCGGATGGGACCGAGCGCGCCTCCTTCTCGCTGCTGATCAATCCGCTGGTGAGCTGGTTCTGGATCGGCGGCGGGATCCTGGTGTTCGGCGGTCTGCTCACGATGTGGCCGGGTGGTCCGCAGGTGAAGACGGCGCGTCAACGCGCGTCGATCCAGGCAGGCTACACCGTGCCGCTCGCCGGAGTCGCGGAATGAGCAGTTCGCGGCGGCACTTCCTCGGCATCGCCGTGGTCTCGGTGGGGAGCGCGGTGCTCCGACCGCTCGCCGCGCAGGACACGAGTCGCGTGGCCCCGCAGGATACCGGCACCGTGCGGGGCGACCTGCTCCGCGATCCGGACGGTGTCGGCCAGCGTCGCGACACGGTGACCGCGATCGACAACGATGCCGGGATCATCGCGATCGAGCGGCAGCTCAAGTGCACCTGCGGCTGCACCCTCGACATCTACACCTGCCGCACGACCGACTTCACCTGCACCTATTCCCCGGCGCTGCACAAGGAAGTGGTGGCGTTGGTGCAGGAAGGGAAGACGCCGGAAGAAGTCGTTCGCTTCTTCATCGACCGGGAAGGGGAGAAGATGCTGATGGCGCCGGCCGCCCAAGGCTTCAACCTCGCCGGTTACCTCGTGCCCGGTCTGGGGATGCTGGCCGCTGGCCTCGCTCTGGCTGCGTACCTCTCGCGGCGACGCGAGGTCGTCGCCGTGGCCGCCGCGGGGGGCGCGTCCCCGATGGCTCCGGATGCGGACGCCCTGGCCCGACTGAAGCGCGCGCTCGACGAGGTGGATTCGTGAATCAGGACACGGTGGCCCAATTGGTGGCGATGGTGCTCGTCGGCTTCGCCCTCTTCTGGCTGGTGGCGCAACCGCTGATCGCCCCCGGCGTGGAGACGGCGCCCATCCTGGAGCCGATCGATCCGGAAGAAACGCCGCGCGGTCAGGCGCTCCTGGCGTTGAAGGAGATCGAGTTCGACCGCGCCACCGGGAAGCTGTCGGATGAGGATTACGCCGAACTGCACGCGCGCTACTCCAGCCGGGCGCTTGAGCTCCTCGATGGCCCGTCCACGGTGGTCAGTGCACCCAGCCATGCCGACCCGGTCGAGGCACTGCTCACGCAGCGCATCGTGACGCAGGGCGGATTCTGTGGCAGCTGCGGCGCCCGCCGGGTGCCCGGCGGGCGCTTCTGCGGCAGTTGCGGTGCCCCGCAGGCGGTCTAGCGCCTAGGGGCGGTAGGCGGTCCCGAACCAGCCATAGGTTCGGGTGCCGTCCGACTTGAGCACCCAGTTGGCTCCACCAGGCACCCACCCCGCCACCGACGTCTCGACCGCGTTGCCGATCAGGTCGTCGCCCGTCGTGATGACGTTGCGGACCGCGCTGTAGAGGTTGAAGAGCGACGGCGCCGCGCGGACTCCCTTCACATACCACGGCTCCACCTTCCCGCTCGTCACGCTCTTGTAGGCGGCATCGACCGCCGAGAGCAGTTGCGTGACGCGATTGCCATCGATCCGTGGCACGCACGCCTCGTCGTCGTCCTCGTAGGCGACGATGCGAATCGGCGCGCCCGGATGCGCCGCCGCGTAGCGCTGCCGTTCCTGCTCGGAGAGCAGCATCGCGGAGCCGCTCCAGTCCGGGCCATTCTGGTCGAACGTCGAATAGCCCCCGGCATGCTCCCCGGTGCACGACAACTGTTCCGCCTCGCTCCCCGCCACCAGTCCGTAGACGTGATACTCGTACTCGGGCTTTCCCTTCAGCCAGCTTTCGAACGAATCCTCGAAGTGCGACGTCGTGAGATAGAGGCCAGCGGTCGACGAGAGGTTGCTCGTTGCGCCGGTGCTCGTCGAGCCACAGAGGTCGTAGCACGAAGCCGCCATGAGGGGGCGTCCCCCGGTGAAGTCGGTCTCCTGCGGGACGAGCGCGAGGACCGGGACCGAGGGCGGCGTGTCGGCGCTCAAGACCCGACGATGGCCCGCGAGATCGTAGGCGACCGGTGCCTCACCGTCCCGGCCGATGGTGGCGACCAGCAAGGTGGCCTCGCCCTGCCAGGCACGGCGGTGGGACTCGACCGGCAGGTACACCTCAAGGGGCCGTGCCGCATCGAGGTCACCGAGCAGGTCGGCAACCGAGGTGGCGTTGCCCCGCGCGAGCGAGGCGAGCAGGAGCCCCTGATCGGCGCGGGCGAGTGCCTGGAACTGGAGCTTCCCCTCGGGCGCGTGCGAGGCGTCGAGCTTCCGCTTGAGCGCTGCACGGGTGGCGGGGTCGTTGAGCGCGACGGCGAGACGCAGCGCGAGACGTTCGCGCGGCGAGGCCTCGACCGCTGCGGTGGTCGGCGCGGACGCGACGCCAGTGGGGGAGGGGGCCTCCTCCCCGTGGCAGGCGGCCAGGCCGACGAGGAAGGCGGTGCAGCAGAGCAGACGACGTGACATCGGGTCCTCCTGGGACCAAAGGACAGACCGCGATCCGGCGGAGTGCCGAATCGCGGTCGTCACGATCGTGGAGGGAGGCCGCGTGCCGAGTGGCCGAACGGTGCGAGACGGGGCGGCTTCGTGCGATCAGACCTCGAGCTGTTCGAGCCGCCGCAGGGCGAGTCGCATCGGGAGCCAGCCGGCGACGACGCAGCACGCGGCGGCGGCGGCGAATGCCAGCCACCCACCCGCGCTCACGCCGGTCTCCTCCCCGGCGGCCGCGGCGCGGAGTTGCTCCACCACCGGAATCGCCTCCAGCGTGATCACCACCCCCAACAACGCCACGGCGAGGAGCATGAACACCAGTCCGCCGAAGGACGTCGGAATCTGCGCGGCGTTCTCCGTGTCGTACTGCGGAAAGAGCGTGCCGACACCCAGGGCGAGTCCGCCGATGGCGAGCGTGTACCCGACCACCGTGGCCACCGAGACCAGCATCATGAAGGGGGAGGCCCGGAGCAGCGTGTTGGTCGAGAGCGTCAG
The Gemmatimonadota bacterium DNA segment above includes these coding regions:
- the gyrB gene encoding DNA topoisomerase (ATP-hydrolyzing) subunit B, yielding MANNDTNDPDKKGYAADSITVLKGLEAVRKRPGMYIGSTGENGLHHLVYEVVDNSIDEALAGYCDKIDVTIHRDNSITVADNGRGIPVDIHPTEGIPGVELALTVLHAGGKFDKNSYKVSGGLHGVGVSVVNALSESLVVTVDRGGARHQMSFVRGQTKQKLSVIGMAPGTGTTVHFKPDPEIFSVLEYSWRTLEDRLRQLAFLNGGIGITLTDERDETPRSETFLYKGGLVEFVTWLNRSKKVLHPKPVHFSATRDDVDVDCALQYEDGYNENTFTFVNNINTHEGGTHLTGFRSALTRTVNEVVKKSNALKKEGFTLSGEDAREGLTCVLHVKVREPQFEGQTKTKLGNGEVEGIVRAIVNEHLAQFLDENPSVGRAIIDKAVSAARAREAARKARELVRKKTGLENAVLPGKLADCSSDDPALCEIYLVEGDSAGGSAKQGRNRSFQAILPLRGKILNVERARIDRILGNEEIRSMITAIGAGVREDFDIAKVRYQKIILMTDADVDGAHIRTLLLTFFFRQMPELIEAGYIFIAQPPLYRVARGREEYYAYTEEERSEFQRRLAEGGKGNVGVQRYKGLGEMNPEQLWKTTMDPVTRTVLRVTLQDAVEASKLFDELMGDNVEPRRQFIEANAKYVSVLDV
- a CDS encoding DUF721 domain-containing protein — encoded protein: MNRPKAPTPFAKALEQWLAGSGLGKRLDLATAVDDWPERVGPQIAAVTQAVSVTPDGTLMVRVATPAWATELGLMTPRILARLNGSRSGRVQHIRWMVGPLDRP
- the recF gene encoding DNA replication and repair protein RecF (All proteins in this family for which functions are known are DNA-binding proteins that assist the filamentation of RecA onto DNA for the initiation of recombination or recombinational repair.), whose product is MRAATLLVRSFRNLADAELTLPAEGVALVGPNGHGKTNLLEALAYPVLFRSIRGAADRELAQFGGPGFHVTVALSDGPVIATTWATATRRKRITIDGEEMAGRAAALGRWLAVAFLPTDLALVQGGAGERRRWLDRMLSLASRPYLESLLRYRAALAQRNAALRQGDATSAGAFDGALAREGAAVIAARLAWSDEAAEPWAEELAALGEAAPVALRYRTDHALAEADAWPTRLAASRTRDLARGQSHVGPHRDDLVFSLGGHALRDYGSTGQQRSAAIALRFLEQETLAARRGVRPALLVDDVFAELDDDRQRRLAERLVHRPGQRIVTAPRLEELPRQLALPRWQVTDGVVTPLERPA
- a CDS encoding enoyl-CoA hydratase/isomerase family protein, which gives rise to MPYTTLLTAQDADGIVVATINRPDKLNALNDAVITDLAALATWARADDAVRAVVLTGAGEKAFVAGADIAEIAQTDAASGERLSAKGHAAFRALETLGKPVIAAINGFALGGGCELAMACHIRYASPNAKFGQPEVKLGLIPGYGGTVRLPRLVGRGRALELLLSSAMIDAAEAHRIGLVNKVVPLESLVEDAKALARTILQMGPMAVRLVLESVDAALDLPLDAALAHEAVQFGVACGSDEKREGTTAFLEKRPAQFRGQ
- a CDS encoding cytochrome c maturation protein CcmE encodes the protein MKPSTKFALGSVAIVAVVSLLMIEGVKQTGTYFLTPSQLVAKAAEDPSLHDVGVKVSAKVVQGSIKRDPAAQRVDFTISDGTQSFPVTYTGLVPDTFTDKNEIEVVAEGKFGRDGTFHATVLVAKCGSRYEAQWDEMAKNKTT
- a CDS encoding heme lyase CcmF/NrfE family subunit, with product MTYLGQFALWAAVLVGAWGAALAFFGKWEDRPALATAITRSSYALCAALLVAAVALWKGIFTHDFNIEYVAAYTSRNLPEYYLISAFWAGQKGSLLFWAVVLSVFGALAQALTSQRFKAMLPYVAGIANITTVFFVLVMLFGGANPFERLAFTPPDGRGLNPQLQNPGMIIHPPMLYLGYISLTIPFAFAMAALLAKQLDAGWIVAMRKWALTSWLFLSVGITIGMWWAYVELGWGGVWAWDPVENASLLPWLTLTAFLHSVMIQEKRGMLKRWNMGLIVGTFLLTIFGTFITRSGVIASVHSFTQSAVGYFFLGFLMVAAILSFTLLYTRWPLLHPEAQLESMVSREGAFLYNNLALVGIAFSVLWGTLFTILSEAVRGTKITVGPPFFNRVNIPLGIFLLFLTGVGPLIAWRKASTANLRRQFIAPMLGGIIALGALLAGGLRSPWALMSLSVSAFALVTVIQEFGRGIRARMTMHAEGAPVALMRLVARNRRRYGGYVVHVAIMVYFVAFTGLAFATKTTVDLQPGQKATLKSAYGHTWTFTHLGVSQYEALNRRVSAATLEVAKDGVRMGTIKSEKRQHVDSFGNPTFEPSTEVGIRSDLLEDVYVVYAGSPDGTERASFSLLINPLVSWFWIGGGILVFGGLLTMWPGGPQVKTARQRASIQAGYTVPLAGVAE
- a CDS encoding cytochrome c-type biogenesis protein CcmH, which gives rise to MSSSRRHFLGIAVVSVGSAVLRPLAAQDTSRVAPQDTGTVRGDLLRDPDGVGQRRDTVTAIDNDAGIIAIERQLKCTCGCTLDIYTCRTTDFTCTYSPALHKEVVALVQEGKTPEEVVRFFIDREGEKMLMAPAAQGFNLAGYLVPGLGMLAAGLALAAYLSRRREVVAVAAAGGASPMAPDADALARLKRALDEVDS
- a CDS encoding zinc ribbon domain-containing protein, producing MNQDTVAQLVAMVLVGFALFWLVAQPLIAPGVETAPILEPIDPEETPRGQALLALKEIEFDRATGKLSDEDYAELHARYSSRALELLDGPSTVVSAPSHADPVEALLTQRIVTQGGFCGSCGARRVPGGRFCGSCGAPQAV